AGAGCGACGCGGCTTGCAGGTAGTAGGGAAACCAGGTGCGATAGACGAACAGACCGTCGTACACATTGGCGTAGGGCATGGAGGTGAGGGAACCGTCCGAGTGAACCGGGACGCCATGTTCCAGAATCGTCGCGCTGACGAAAGTGTCGCCGCCCTCGTCGACCTGAAGCGCCGAATCGGATAGCCCCGGGAAAATCAGGAGCGAGGCGTAGAGTAGTAAAAGCAGTCGAGGAAAATGAAATTTGAGGGCAGATTTCAAAATGATTGAAATTCAGGGCTTTGTGAATAACAGGGAAAGTTTTTCCTCCCCGATGTCGTTAGGGAATAGTGAGCGCTGAATCTACGGGCGCAGGCGCGAATCCCATCGCGACTCATAATGGCATATCGGTAGAGTTGGCCGCAACATTAACCGATGGATCGGAATGAACGGTAAACAACCCAGATTATCGGTGGTGGTTCTCGCCTATCGCTCGGCAGATTCGATAGCGGCGTTTGTCGATGAACTGATCCCTGCGATTGAATCGGCGGAGCCTGACTGGGAAATGATCCTCGTCGGCAACTACCTCAAAGACAGCGCAGACCGAACGCCTGAGGTGGTGAGATGCATCGCGGAAAGCAACCCGCGCATTCGCTTTCTGGCCAAGGTCAAGCAAGGCATGATGGGCTGGGACATGCGGAGCGGGCTGGAAACGGCTTTGGGCGAGACCCTGGCGGTGATCGACGGCGATGGTCAGAACCCTGCGGAAGACATTGCGCGGGCCTATCGTATGCTGAAAGAAAGTTCGCTGGACATGGCGAAAACCTATCGGGTTCAACGCGACGACGGTTGGTATCGCCTCGTCATGTCGCGCGTTTACAATCTTGTATTCAGCGCCTTGTTTCCCGGAATGAATTGCCGGGATATCAATTCCAAACCCAAGCTGATGACGCGCGAGGCCTACGCCGCCCTGGATTTGCATTCGGACGGCTGGTTCGTCGATGCGGAGATCATGATTCAGGCGCGCCGACTGGGCATGTCGATTGGCGAATTGCCGACCGAGTTCAAGAGTCTGGAGTCGCGTCCTTCATTTGTAAAACCGATGACGACGCTCGCCTTCATCGCAAATTTGATCGGCTATCGATTGCTGGAATTTCGTTATTGCTTCAACAAGCCGGAAGCCTTTCGCTCAAAGCGCAAGCCATGAAGATTCTTTTGACCGGCGCCTCTGGCGGACTCGGCTCCGCCTTGTTGAGCCGCTTGCTGGAGGTCCCTGACCTGAAAGTGCGGGCCTTGATTCACAAGACTCCGGTCAACGATACGAGGGTAGAGACGGCGCATGGAGATATGGAGGACGAAGCCTCCTTGCGAGAGGCGACGCAGGGCATTGACACGGTCGTTCATCTCGCGGCGCTCACGCATTCGCCGAATCGCAGCGCTTATTTCAAAATCAACGAATACGGGACGGAACGCTTGATAGAAGCCTGCCGCGCATCCGGCGTGAGGCGTTTTATTTATATTAGCAGTCGGGCCGTCAATCCGAACGGCGGCGCGTATTCCGAAAGCAAGAGCAAGGCCGAGGCCTTGACGATGCGTTCCGGTCTGCGCTGGTTGATCCTGCGTCCGGGCGAAGTGTTTGGCGAAGGCGATGATCCGGTGCGCAAGCTGGCTCTGTGGGTCAAGCGGAGCTGTTGCGTTCCTGTGATCCGGCGCCCCTCGCCTC
This window of the Candidatus Nitrohelix vancouverensis genome carries:
- a CDS encoding glycosyltransferase family 2 protein, whose translation is MNGKQPRLSVVVLAYRSADSIAAFVDELIPAIESAEPDWEMILVGNYLKDSADRTPEVVRCIAESNPRIRFLAKVKQGMMGWDMRSGLETALGETLAVIDGDGQNPAEDIARAYRMLKESSLDMAKTYRVQRDDGWYRLVMSRVYNLVFSALFPGMNCRDINSKPKLMTREAYAALDLHSDGWFVDAEIMIQARRLGMSIGELPTEFKSLESRPSFVKPMTTLAFIANLIGYRLLEFRYCFNKPEAFRSKRKP
- a CDS encoding NAD-dependent epimerase/dehydratase family protein, with the protein product MKILLTGASGGLGSALLSRLLEVPDLKVRALIHKTPVNDTRVETAHGDMEDEASLREATQGIDTVVHLAALTHSPNRSAYFKINEYGTERLIEACRASGVRRFIYISSRAVNPNGGAYSESKSKAEALTMRSGLRWLILRPGEVFGEGDDPVRKLALWVKRSCCVPVIRRPSPRLSPVYIDDVVDAMFEAVLRDDVENLCLTLAGREAMDWESLVDRLSAFFGKRPVKVPVTKTMLRFAASLFTLAGRPGLVPDQIPRLFSEKEEDVALAQEHLNYKPRSLEEGLRILFPA